The Cervus elaphus chromosome 22, mCerEla1.1, whole genome shotgun sequence genome has a window encoding:
- the UPK3A gene encoding uroplakin-3a, whose product MPPLWVVLAFGCLRLGSGVNLQPQLASVTFATNNPTLTTVALEKPLCMFDSSAALHGTYEVHLYVLVDSASFRNASVQDSTKTPLSSTFQQTEGGRTGPYEAAAFDLTPCSDSPSLDDVRDVSRASEILNAYLIRVGANGTCLSDPNFQGLCNPPLSAATEYRFKYVLVNMSSGLVQDQTLWSDPIRTDCLTPYSAIDTWPGRRGGGMIVITSILGSLPFFLLVGFAGAIVLSLVDRGDADGATSHDSQITQEVAPKSLGTSETPYTSVNRGPPLDRAEVYASKLQD is encoded by the exons ATGCCTCCGCTCTGGGTCGTGCTGGCCTTCGGCTGCCTGCGACTTGGCTCCG GTGTGAACCTCCAGCCCCAACTGGCTAGCGTGACCTTTGCCACCAACAACCCCACCCTCACCACGGTGGCCTTGGAAAAGCCCCTCTGCATGTTTGACAGCTCAGCGGCCCTCCACGGCACCTACGAGGTCCACCTCTATGTGCTGGTCGACTCGG CCAGCTTCAGGAACGCCTCTGTGCAGGACAGCACCAAGACCCCTCTCAGCTCGACATTCCAGCAGACGGAGGGGGGGAGGACAGGGCCCTACGAGGCCGCGGCCTTTGACCTGACCCCGTGCAGCGACTCGCCCAGCTTGGATGACGTCCGGGATGTGTCCCGGGCCTCGGAGATCTTGAATGCATACCTGATCAGGGTGGGTGCCAACGGGACCTGCCTGTCGGACCCCAACTTCCAGGGCCTCTGCAACCCACCCCTGTCTGCAGCCACGGAATATAG GTTCAAGTACGTCCTGGTCAATATGTCCTCGGGCTTGGTACAGGACCAGACTCTGTGGTCAGACCCCATCCGCACCGACTGCC TCACCCCGTACTCGGCGATAGACACGTGGCCCGGCCGGCGGGGCGGGGGTATGATCGTCATCACGTCCATCCTGGGCTCCCTGCCCTTCTTCTTGCTCGTCGGCTTTGCTGGCGCCATCGTCCTCAGCCTCGT GGACAGGGGTGATGCTGACGGGGCAACAAGTCACGACTCCCAGATCACGCAGGAGGTTGCCCCCAAGTCCCTGGGGACCTCGGAGACCCCATACACGTCTGTGAACCGGGGGCCGCCACTGGACAGGGCCGAGGTGTACgccagcaagctccaggactGA